A single window of Oreochromis aureus strain Israel breed Guangdong linkage group 5, ZZ_aureus, whole genome shotgun sequence DNA harbors:
- the smpd2b gene encoding sphingomyelin phosphodiesterase 2: MTNMDSVSVRVFSLNCWGIRYLSKYCPQRYAMIGEMLCKEQHDIVLLQEVWSEKDYLFLKKKLASCHPHSHYFRSGVIGSGLAIFSKHRIRDTFLYRYSLNGYPYMAHHGDWFGGKAVGMAILNLGSLTANVYVTHLHAEYSREKDSYLPHRVVQAWELQQFIRHTSTGADVVILGGDLNMHPQDLGNRLLRAYNGLQDSYLETAKFDGCENGMTLIVDNPFISKKELVPFEKGIRIDYILFKGSSKADVHCDSMSTTKGSVPNHPFPYSDHEALTAELRLEPRTPAETGSDRQSKNKDSATGKLAELVDIVTEARTEVKVGLHCAERMRYTAARTGVMGLALLFLELVIAAVPYLALGAEQPFPRTSFYLLAVLCFAMLLTTSMLYIFYTMELKSLQEAEDQMRLGIGSLQEKLKGFRLAQLHNPSRMPPEVQEPGAFEPEE; this comes from the exons ATGACTAACATGGACTCTGTCAGTGTGCGGGTCTTCTCTCTGAACTGCTG GGGGATCCGATATCTAAGCAAATACTGTCCACAGCGCTATGCCATGATTGGCGAAATGTTGTGTAAGGAACAGCATGATATTGTGTTACTGCAAGAG GTGTGGAGTGAGAAAGACTATCTCTTCTTGAAAAAGAAACTTGCTTCTTGTCACCCTCACTCTCATTACTTCAGAAG TGGCGTCATAGGCAGTGGACTGgccattttctccaaacacaGAATCCGTGACACATTTCTTTATCGCTACTCACTGAATGGTTATCCTTACATG GCTCACCATGGAGACTGGTTTGGTGGTAAAGCTGTTGGGATGGCTATCCTAAACCTCGGCAGCCTGACTGCAAATGTCTATGTCACTCAT CTGCATGCAGAGTACTCCCGAGAGAAGGACTCTTATCTACCTCACAGAGTGGTTCAGGCCTGGGAGCTGCAGCAGTTTATTCG CCACACCTCTACTGGTGCAGATGTGGTCATTCTTGGTGGTGACCTCAACATGCACCCTCAGGACCTTGGGAACAGACTACTAAGGGCTTACAATGGACTGCAAGACTCTTATTTAGAAACAGCTAAATTTGAT ggATGTGAGAATGGTATGACTCTTATAGTAGACAACCCTTTTATTAGTAAAAAGGAGCTTGTACCCTTTGAGAAGGGGATTCGAATTGACTACATACTATTTAAG GGTTCTTCAAAAGCCGACGTCCATTGTGATTCCATGTCCACCACCAAAGGCTCCGTTCCTAACCATCCTTTCCCATACTCCGACCATGAAGCTCTCACTGCTGAACTGAGGCTGGAGCCACGCACTCcggctgaaacaggaagtgacagaCAATCGAAGAATAAGGACTCTGCTACAG GGAAGCTGGCTGAACTGGTTGACATTGTGACTGAGGCCCGCACTGAAGTCAAAGTGGGCTTGCACTGTGCTGAGAGGATGCGCTACACAGCAGCACGCACTGGAGTGATGGGGCTGGCTCTGCTGTTCCTGGAGCTGGTCATCGCCGCCGTGCCCTACTTGGCTCTGGGAGCAGAACAGCCTTTCCCTCGTACCTCCTTCTACCTGCTGGCTGTGCTGTGCTTTGCCATGCTGCTGACCACCTCCATGCTGTACATCTTTTACACAATGGAGCTGAAATCACTTCAGGAGGCTGAAGACCAGATGAGGCTGGGTATAGGTAGTCTGCAAGAGAAGCTTAAGGGCTTTCGTCTAGCTCAACTTCATAATCCCTCACGAATGCCCCCAGAGGTTCAGGAGCCCGGTGCCTTTGAGCCAGAGGAGTAA